From a region of the Acidicapsa acidisoli genome:
- the aspS gene encoding aspartate--tRNA ligase, which yields MLDFIGKLERTHVCGELRASDAGKQVVLMGWVNRRRDHGNLIFLDLRDRTGITQVVLDRDLTPEGHAKGEAIRPEYVVAAIGRVCLREELAINPKMPTGEIEIETTELLVLNDARLAPFSPAEEAIANEEVRLKYRYVDLRRAEMQRNFAVRHRITLAIRQSLSDQGFLEIETPILTKSTPEGARDFLVPSRVHAGEFYALPQSPQIFKQILMISGFDKYFQIARCFRDEDLRADRQLEFTQVDLEMSFPQQETVFEVVEKFMVAGFAAAGVTIAAPFPRITYDESMRQFGSDKPDLRLPGLIDVRAAFTEDALTALQIDPALPVVALRIPKVGELSRKEREDNHPLFDQKKGAKFIDDFKRLAKGFPEAAAKVRELAVAADEDFVIIVAGDPAHHIHASDTKFPGRLSEREINVYLAAGNFRSELAKKYAARHGAFGVTEDVVSEANSYALGSGRLAEGTKAFQPIWVTDFPMFEYDSATHKWMPAHHPFTAPFEADMANLMSDPASVRANCYDLAMNGLELGSGSIRIHRKDVQQQIFQSLGITDEEARARFGFFLDALEYGTPPHGGIALGLDRIAMLLAGAPSLREVIAFPKTAKAIDLMVDAPTGVTEQQLRELHIRVALKS from the coding sequence GTGCTCGATTTTATTGGCAAGCTGGAACGGACCCATGTGTGCGGAGAGCTGCGCGCGTCGGACGCGGGAAAACAGGTTGTGCTGATGGGCTGGGTGAACCGGCGGCGCGATCACGGAAATCTCATCTTTCTCGACCTGCGCGACCGGACCGGGATTACGCAGGTGGTGCTTGACCGCGATCTGACACCCGAAGGCCACGCCAAGGGCGAGGCGATTCGGCCCGAGTACGTCGTCGCGGCGATTGGCCGGGTGTGTCTGCGCGAGGAGCTGGCCATCAATCCCAAGATGCCGACCGGCGAGATCGAGATTGAGACCACCGAGTTGCTCGTCCTCAACGACGCTCGGCTTGCGCCGTTTTCGCCTGCCGAAGAGGCGATTGCCAATGAGGAAGTGCGGCTGAAGTACCGCTACGTCGACCTGCGCCGGGCGGAGATGCAGCGCAATTTTGCGGTGCGGCACCGGATTACGCTGGCGATCCGGCAGAGTTTGAGCGATCAGGGCTTTTTGGAGATTGAGACGCCGATTCTGACCAAATCGACGCCGGAAGGGGCGCGGGATTTTCTGGTGCCGAGCCGGGTGCATGCGGGGGAGTTCTATGCGCTGCCGCAGTCGCCGCAGATCTTTAAGCAGATCCTGATGATTTCAGGCTTTGACAAATATTTTCAGATTGCGCGGTGCTTCCGCGATGAGGATTTGCGTGCCGACCGGCAGTTGGAATTCACGCAGGTCGACCTGGAGATGAGTTTTCCGCAGCAGGAGACGGTATTCGAGGTGGTCGAGAAGTTCATGGTGGCGGGATTTGCGGCGGCTGGCGTTACGATCGCTGCGCCGTTTCCCCGGATCACTTATGACGAATCGATGCGGCAGTTTGGGAGCGACAAACCCGATCTTCGGCTGCCGGGGCTGATCGATGTTCGCGCTGCTTTCACGGAGGATGCGCTGACGGCGTTGCAGATCGACCCGGCGCTGCCGGTGGTGGCTCTGCGCATACCTAAGGTTGGTGAATTGAGCCGTAAGGAGCGTGAGGATAACCATCCGCTCTTTGATCAGAAAAAGGGTGCGAAGTTCATTGACGACTTCAAGCGGCTTGCCAAGGGATTCCCCGAGGCCGCGGCCAAGGTGCGAGAACTGGCTGTGGCGGCGGATGAGGACTTCGTCATTATCGTTGCTGGCGATCCGGCGCATCACATTCATGCCAGCGACACGAAGTTTCCGGGGCGGCTCTCGGAGCGCGAGATCAATGTCTATCTCGCGGCGGGTAACTTCCGCAGTGAGCTTGCGAAGAAATACGCCGCGCGGCATGGAGCTTTTGGCGTAACGGAAGATGTGGTGAGCGAGGCTAACTCGTATGCTCTCGGATCGGGCAGGTTAGCCGAGGGAACAAAGGCTTTTCAGCCTATCTGGGTTACTGATTTTCCAATGTTCGAGTATGACTCTGCGACGCATAAGTGGATGCCTGCGCATCATCCGTTCACTGCGCCGTTTGAAGCGGATATGGCGAACTTGATGAGCGATCCGGCCAGTGTTCGGGCTAACTGCTACGATCTTGCCATGAATGGACTGGAGCTTGGTTCTGGGTCGATTCGTATCCATCGCAAGGATGTGCAGCAACAGATCTTTCAGTCGCTTGGTATCACGGACGAAGAAGCGCGAGCGCGCTTTGGGTTCTTCCTGGATGCGCTGGAATATGGCACACCGCCGCATGGTGGCATCGCGCTCGGTCTTGACCGCATTGCGATGCTGCTGGCGGGCGCGCCGAGTCTGCGCGAAGTGATCGCGTTCCCCAAGACGGCGAAGGCTATCGATCTTATGGTGGATGCGCCGACTGGGGTGACGGAGCAGCAGTTGAGAGAGCTGCATATTCGAGTGGCCCTGAAAAGTTAG
- a CDS encoding M1 family metallopeptidase has protein sequence MRLCFPRISTATLSVALTSLFLAHSPNASAQRLPQSVKPEHYTLTLAPDIKNATFTGRESIDVAVEEPVDAIVLNSAEIKFQSVTTVLNGKTLTAKVTEDADKQQATLDFGQKLAPGKLKLEIRYTGILNNELRGFYLSKTAKRNYAVTQFESTDARRAFPSFDEPAFKATFAVTLVVDKGDTAISNTNIIHDVPESGDRHAITFATTPKMSTYLVAFLVGDFQCLSGSSDGVPIRACATPDQVQYGAFALKTAEYVLHYYNTYFGIKYPMPKLDMIAIPDFEAGAMENFGAITYRESDMLLDSSHASVGAQRRVGLVVAHEMAHQWFGDMVTLKWWDNTWLNEGFATWMEAKPLEAWKPEWRMEQEVANDNQGTLNLDSQRVTRTIRAKADTPDEINEMFDGISYGKAGAMLLMVENYLGKETFRQGVHKYLAAHLYGNATAEDFWNTQAEVSHKPVDKIMDSLVSQPGVPILTFSPEQGTNVSVAQQRFFLNSNVKSDKSESWTLPVCFKTPGDEHCEVVASGQQSLSAPSAPFLFANAEGKGYYRSSYPESVYRQLISHVESDLSPEERISLLGDEWALTRSGKSSVDAYLDLVTAIRNDQSAEVISQALASLNSIDSQIASTPEERAQFSAWVRTNFGPALKNLGDPQPADTADKRELRAELLVLVAELGNDPDAIAEAKAITARNLTDPASVDPTIAGAALNIAARNGDEALFNQLQKNSREALNAQDRANALRALELFRDPALQKRALEYAVSGQVRNQDAAAFLATELRIRDTQDSAWQFIQDNWDKVTAQFTTFGGSYVVGATGAFCSADRAGQVAEFFNTHKVAASERALARAKNQINDCIDLRAAQEPSLKSWLSKQ, from the coding sequence ATGCGCCTTTGCTTCCCTCGCATTTCCACGGCCACACTTTCTGTTGCCCTGACGTCTCTGTTTCTTGCCCACTCGCCAAACGCGAGCGCCCAGCGCCTTCCGCAGTCGGTCAAGCCGGAACATTACACGCTTACCCTTGCGCCGGACATCAAAAACGCAACGTTTACGGGGCGCGAGTCGATCGATGTTGCGGTCGAGGAGCCGGTTGACGCCATCGTCCTCAACTCTGCCGAGATCAAATTTCAGAGCGTAACCACCGTGCTCAATGGGAAGACGCTCACAGCGAAGGTCACCGAAGACGCCGACAAACAGCAGGCGACCCTGGACTTCGGCCAGAAACTCGCGCCCGGCAAACTCAAGCTCGAGATTCGCTATACCGGCATCCTGAATAACGAGTTACGCGGCTTCTATCTCTCGAAGACCGCGAAGCGCAACTACGCTGTCACTCAGTTCGAGTCGACCGACGCGCGCCGCGCCTTCCCCAGCTTCGACGAACCGGCATTCAAGGCGACCTTCGCTGTGACCCTCGTTGTCGACAAGGGCGACACCGCGATCTCCAACACCAACATCATTCACGATGTGCCGGAGTCCGGCGACAGGCACGCCATCACCTTTGCCACGACGCCCAAGATGTCCACCTATCTCGTAGCGTTTCTGGTTGGCGACTTTCAATGCCTTTCCGGATCGAGCGACGGAGTTCCCATCCGCGCCTGCGCAACTCCCGATCAGGTGCAGTACGGCGCATTTGCTCTCAAGACCGCCGAGTATGTTCTCCATTACTACAACACTTACTTCGGCATCAAGTACCCGATGCCCAAGCTGGATATGATCGCCATCCCCGACTTCGAAGCCGGAGCGATGGAAAATTTCGGCGCCATCACCTATCGCGAATCCGACATGCTGCTCGATTCCAGCCATGCCTCCGTCGGAGCGCAGCGCCGCGTCGGCCTTGTCGTTGCCCACGAAATGGCCCATCAATGGTTTGGGGATATGGTCACGCTCAAGTGGTGGGACAACACCTGGCTCAACGAAGGCTTCGCGACCTGGATGGAAGCAAAACCCCTCGAAGCCTGGAAGCCGGAATGGCGAATGGAGCAGGAAGTCGCCAATGACAATCAGGGCACACTCAACCTAGACTCGCAGCGTGTAACGCGCACCATCCGAGCCAAAGCGGATACTCCGGACGAGATCAACGAGATGTTTGACGGCATAAGCTACGGCAAGGCTGGAGCTATGCTGCTGATGGTCGAAAACTATCTCGGCAAGGAGACCTTCCGGCAGGGTGTGCATAAGTACCTTGCCGCGCACTTATACGGCAACGCCACGGCAGAAGACTTCTGGAATACCCAGGCGGAAGTAAGCCATAAGCCGGTCGATAAGATCATGGACAGCCTCGTCTCCCAACCCGGTGTGCCGATCCTGACCTTCAGCCCGGAACAGGGCACGAACGTTTCCGTGGCCCAGCAGCGATTCTTTCTCAACTCCAACGTGAAGAGCGACAAGTCAGAATCCTGGACATTGCCCGTCTGCTTCAAAACCCCCGGCGACGAGCATTGCGAAGTCGTAGCCTCCGGCCAGCAATCCCTATCCGCGCCCTCCGCGCCGTTCCTCTTCGCAAACGCAGAAGGAAAAGGCTACTACCGCAGCAGCTATCCGGAATCGGTCTATCGCCAGCTCATCTCACATGTAGAATCCGACCTGTCTCCCGAAGAACGTATCAGCCTTCTCGGCGACGAGTGGGCGCTTACCCGCTCAGGCAAATCCTCAGTAGACGCATATCTTGACCTGGTGACTGCGATCCGCAATGATCAGAGTGCCGAAGTCATCTCGCAGGCGCTCGCAAGCCTTAACTCGATTGACTCGCAAATCGCGAGCACTCCCGAAGAGCGCGCGCAATTCTCCGCCTGGGTGCGAACAAACTTCGGCCCGGCACTGAAGAATCTTGGTGATCCTCAACCAGCGGACACCGCGGACAAGCGCGAACTTCGCGCCGAACTGCTCGTTCTTGTCGCCGAACTCGGCAATGATCCCGACGCCATCGCAGAGGCCAAAGCGATCACCGCACGCAACCTCACCGATCCGGCAAGCGTTGACCCGACAATAGCCGGCGCTGCGCTGAACATCGCAGCCCGCAACGGCGACGAAGCGCTCTTCAATCAACTGCAAAAAAACAGCAGGGAAGCACTGAATGCCCAGGACCGCGCGAATGCTTTGCGAGCTCTGGAACTCTTCCGCGATCCTGCGCTTCAAAAGCGAGCCCTTGAATACGCCGTTTCCGGTCAAGTGCGCAATCAGGACGCAGCCGCATTTCTCGCAACCGAGCTGCGCATCCGAGATACGCAGGACAGCGCCTGGCAATTTATCCAGGACAACTGGGACAAAGTAACCGCTCAGTTCACAACCTTCGGCGGCTCCTATGTAGTCGGCGCAACCGGCGCATTCTGCAGCGCCGATCGGGCTGGCCAGGTCGCAGAGTTCTTCAACACGCACAAGGTCGCAGCCTCAGAACGAGCCCTCGCTCGCGCCAAGAATCAGATCAACGACTGCATCGACCTTCGCGCCGCACAGGAGCCCAGTCTGAAATCCTGGCTGAGCAAACAGTAA
- a CDS encoding acyl-CoA dehydrogenase, with the protein MSSSQAESISKSAAARQSLTELSEDELLLQSSVRRFAAEVVAPQVRAMDEAQQFAPGLVAQLAELGLMGIEVPEELGGAGGSFFEAILAVEALSAVDASVGLVVDIQNTLCVNSFRRWGTDAQRRQWLPKLAGGMICSYALSEAGSGSDAFAMETRAVRTNAGYRLRGRKLWISNAREAGVFLVFANLNPEAGYRGITAFLVEAGTPGLAIGRKEDKLGIRASSTCEVILEDCEIPATNLFGEEGKGYKIAIEVLNEGRIGIGAQMLGLAQGAWNHAARYAQQRKQFGKAIAEFQAVQFSLAEMATEIEAARLMVYNAARRKDAGLAFVTEAAMTKYFVSQVAERVASQCVEIFGGNGYVRDYPAEKYFRDAKIGKIYEGTSNMQLMTIAKQLLSHPVSLQER; encoded by the coding sequence TTGTCATCATCCCAAGCAGAGTCGATCTCGAAGTCCGCGGCAGCGAGACAATCTCTCACCGAACTCAGCGAAGATGAGTTGCTGCTGCAGTCGAGCGTGCGTCGATTTGCCGCAGAGGTGGTTGCCCCACAGGTACGGGCGATGGACGAGGCGCAGCAGTTCGCTCCTGGTCTTGTGGCGCAATTGGCGGAACTAGGGCTGATGGGCATTGAGGTTCCGGAGGAGTTGGGCGGTGCGGGCGGAAGTTTTTTCGAAGCGATTCTTGCCGTCGAGGCCCTTTCGGCTGTCGATGCATCGGTCGGGCTGGTGGTCGATATTCAGAACACGCTTTGCGTCAACTCATTTCGGCGCTGGGGAACGGATGCGCAGCGGCGTCAATGGCTGCCGAAACTGGCCGGGGGAATGATCTGCTCCTACGCGCTCAGCGAGGCTGGCTCCGGTTCGGATGCGTTTGCGATGGAGACGCGGGCCGTCAGGACAAACGCTGGCTATCGGCTGCGTGGGCGCAAGCTCTGGATCAGCAATGCGCGGGAGGCTGGGGTGTTTCTGGTTTTTGCCAATCTCAATCCCGAAGCCGGATATCGCGGGATAACCGCCTTTCTCGTTGAGGCAGGAACGCCTGGCCTCGCAATTGGACGCAAGGAAGACAAACTCGGAATTCGCGCTTCGAGCACCTGCGAGGTGATCCTTGAGGACTGCGAGATTCCAGCGACCAATCTGTTTGGGGAAGAGGGCAAGGGCTACAAGATCGCGATCGAGGTGTTGAACGAGGGCCGGATCGGCATTGGCGCTCAGATGCTCGGGCTTGCGCAGGGTGCGTGGAATCATGCGGCGCGGTATGCTCAGCAACGAAAGCAGTTCGGCAAGGCCATTGCGGAGTTTCAGGCGGTGCAGTTTTCGCTTGCGGAGATGGCGACTGAGATTGAGGCGGCACGGCTGATGGTCTACAACGCGGCGCGGCGCAAGGATGCAGGATTGGCCTTCGTGACCGAGGCAGCGATGACCAAGTACTTTGTTTCTCAGGTCGCGGAACGAGTCGCGAGTCAGTGTGTGGAGATCTTTGGCGGCAATGGCTACGTTCGCGACTATCCCGCTGAAAAGTATTTTCGCGATGCCAAGATCGGGAAGATTTACGAGGGCACATCCAACATGCAGTTGATGACGATTGCCAAGCAGCTTCTGTCGCATCCGGTAAGTCTGCAGGAGCGGTAA
- the mmuM gene encoding homocysteine S-methyltransferase codes for MTSRDQIEFAQFHVLDGGMASELEFLGANISGPLWSAHVLEDAPEKVIAVHRAYLEAGADVLLTASYQVSRMGYAEFGLDSRRADAALLRSVELASEARAEFPSRRVLVVASLGPYGAALHNGAEYHGNYDCSFADLVRFHGERIEVLADSNADLLAFETLPSIEEARAIGEALTNWPDLAAWFTFVCPDYRAVSLQVAHGEALRDCAALATSFSQTVAVGVNCTQPKWIPSLIAELRAATTKPIVVYPNSGEDWDAEARCWTGTSDPGEFGQHAQQWRAAGAQLVGGCCRTRPDHVRQIAATV; via the coding sequence ATGACGTCCCGAGACCAAATCGAGTTTGCGCAGTTTCACGTTCTTGACGGCGGCATGGCCTCCGAACTCGAATTCCTCGGCGCAAACATCAGTGGCCCTCTCTGGTCCGCGCACGTCTTGGAAGATGCTCCCGAAAAGGTGATTGCAGTCCATCGCGCTTATCTCGAAGCGGGAGCAGATGTGCTCCTCACCGCCAGCTATCAGGTCTCTCGCATGGGCTACGCGGAATTTGGCCTCGACTCCAGGCGAGCCGACGCTGCGCTTCTGCGCTCCGTCGAACTCGCCTCCGAAGCTCGCGCAGAATTTCCCTCGCGCCGGGTGCTCGTGGTGGCATCCCTCGGACCGTACGGTGCAGCGCTGCACAACGGCGCCGAATATCACGGCAATTATGATTGCAGCTTTGCCGATCTGGTCCGATTTCACGGGGAGAGGATCGAGGTACTGGCCGATAGCAATGCTGATTTGCTCGCATTCGAGACGCTGCCCTCGATCGAGGAAGCTCGTGCAATCGGTGAGGCTCTCACGAATTGGCCGGATCTGGCAGCCTGGTTCACCTTCGTTTGTCCCGACTATCGCGCAGTCAGCCTTCAGGTGGCTCACGGCGAGGCGCTTCGAGACTGCGCCGCGCTCGCCACAAGTTTTTCGCAAACCGTCGCCGTAGGCGTCAACTGCACGCAGCCGAAATGGATTCCTTCGCTGATAGCTGAATTGCGCGCAGCGACCACAAAACCGATCGTCGTCTATCCCAACTCCGGCGAAGACTGGGACGCGGAAGCTCGCTGTTGGACCGGGACCAGCGATCCCGGAGAATTTGGCCAGCACGCGCAGCAATGGCGAGCCGCAGGTGCACAGCTTGTCGGCGGATGCTGCCGTACCCGGCCCGATCACGTCCGCCAGATCGCTGCCACGGTCTAG
- a CDS encoding LLM class flavin-dependent oxidoreductase: protein MDGAYFHVHHFARQLASPFPPLAAVGAKTRKIEIATAVIDMRYENPHYMAEDAGVADLIAVGRLQLGISRGLPEQVINEVVGEMAGMMRGEARGHGVSIRTDLKDDLPMTVADLVQLQQVLMNLMLNGIEAMKDTGGVLTVKSQLGEDGRIEIAVKDTGPGLPVGNADQIFDAFFTTKPQGSGIGLAISKSIVESHGGRIWAHGNGGRGATFHLHCRRLPRNEPSRGCRVIRHSAE from the coding sequence ATGGACGGAGCCTACTTCCATGTTCATCACTTCGCCCGACAACTGGCATCCCCATTCCCGCCGCTCGCGGCAGTCGGTGCTAAAACGCGAAAGATTGAAATTGCCACGGCAGTGATCGACATGCGGTATGAGAATCCGCATTACATGGCAGAGGATGCCGGCGTTGCGGACCTCATCGCCGTCGGCCGCTTGCAGTTGGGAATCAGCCGCGGTTTGCCCGAGCAAGTGATCAATGAGGTCGTCGGCGAAATGGCCGGGATGATGAGAGGTGAGGCCAGAGGGCATGGAGTATCGATCCGCACCGATCTGAAAGACGATCTTCCCATGACCGTGGCAGATCTGGTGCAACTTCAGCAGGTGCTCATGAACCTGATGCTGAATGGCATCGAAGCGATGAAGGACACTGGCGGCGTGCTTACGGTGAAGTCGCAATTGGGTGAGGACGGCCGGATCGAGATCGCTGTAAAAGACACAGGGCCCGGGCTGCCCGTGGGCAACGCCGACCAGATATTCGACGCATTCTTTACGACGAAGCCGCAAGGCAGCGGCATAGGCTTGGCAATCAGTAAGTCGATCGTCGAGTCGCATGGCGGCCGGATCTGGGCCCACGGCAACGGCGGTCGCGGCGCGACATTCCATTTACATTGCCGGCGGCTCCCGCGGAACGAACCCTCCCGTGGATGCCGCGTGATTCGGCATTCAGCAGAATGA
- a CDS encoding alpha/beta hydrolase yields the protein MTDPHTNMPLAYAGHDLNGARCAVILLNGRGSSEEDILGLAETFYDERIAFLAPQAANRTWYPYSFLAPVEENEPWLPSAIERVESLIDSCVAAGIQRSSIVVCGFSQGACLATEFIARHPAHYGALIAFTGGLVGPSDLELQHEGSLTGTRALLSSGDPDSHVSRSRVEASARELGRMGARVELMRYAGRPHTIVDKELEAARSLIFSPL from the coding sequence ATGACTGACCCGCACACCAACATGCCTCTTGCTTACGCCGGCCACGATCTCAATGGCGCGCGTTGCGCGGTGATTCTTCTGAATGGCCGCGGCAGTTCAGAAGAGGACATCCTCGGACTTGCCGAGACCTTCTATGACGAACGGATCGCCTTCCTCGCCCCTCAGGCCGCGAACCGCACATGGTATCCATATTCTTTTCTCGCGCCGGTCGAAGAAAACGAGCCGTGGCTCCCTTCAGCGATTGAGAGGGTTGAGAGCCTCATTGATAGCTGCGTGGCCGCAGGCATTCAGCGCAGCAGTATCGTGGTTTGCGGATTCTCTCAGGGCGCTTGTCTTGCCACCGAGTTCATCGCACGGCATCCTGCGCATTACGGGGCGCTCATTGCATTCACCGGTGGCCTCGTTGGTCCATCCGATCTTGAGCTCCAGCATGAAGGCTCGCTAACGGGAACGCGAGCGCTATTGAGTTCAGGAGATCCCGATTCTCACGTTTCCCGGTCCCGTGTCGAAGCTTCAGCTCGTGAACTCGGGCGAATGGGGGCTCGAGTCGAACTCATGCGCTACGCCGGAAGACCGCACACAATCGTGGACAAAGAGTTGGAGGCCGCCCGTTCCTTGATCTTCTCTCCATTGTGA
- a CDS encoding VOC family protein, with the protein MGFAGVAQEGNRIRFVSPSTAPGNRIDILVQSQGVDRRTGAGTVHHIATSHSGRPNDSAQIEWREALSKVPLHVTQALDRTCFHSIYFRESGGVLFEIATDPPGFTFDEPVEHLGAALKLPPWLESRRADIEQVLLPIELPHLRKERTDD; encoded by the coding sequence ATGGGTTTTGCGGGGGTTGCTCAGGAAGGCAATCGCATTCGGTTTGTCTCGCCTTCGACTGCTCCGGGGAACCGCATCGACATCCTCGTTCAGTCGCAGGGTGTCGATCGACGCACGGGTGCAGGAACCGTGCATCACATCGCAACATCGCATTCCGGGCGCCCGAACGACAGCGCGCAGATTGAATGGCGTGAGGCGCTATCCAAAGTGCCACTGCACGTGACACAGGCGCTCGATCGAACTTGCTTCCACTCCATTTACTTCCGTGAGTCTGGCGGCGTTTTGTTTGAAATTGCCACCGACCCACCGGGATTCACATTCGATGAGCCGGTCGAACATCTTGGCGCAGCGCTCAAACTGCCGCCGTGGCTTGAAAGTCGCCGCGCAGACATTGAACAAGTGCTTTTGCCAATAGAATTGCCGCACCTGCGAAAAGAGCGGACAGATGACTGA
- a CDS encoding NAD(P)/FAD-dependent oxidoreductase has translation MIELSLKKSGASKTKAPYYLVLATGATHSYFGHDEYAHFAPGLKSLADAESLRNHILTAFENAESEENPERRKALMTFVMVGAGPTGVEMASAIAVMVRTTLRKNFRRIDPKSAHIILVDIGKRPLGTFAESLSEVARLRLLRLGVDVRLEKAVQAIDEEGAVVGDERIPSRTVIWTAGVAPSPAGKWLGCDVDRAGRVRIRQDLTVQDHPDIFVIGDTASLDQDGRPLPGVAQVAMQQGRYAAKSIFRQVAKKSQLPPFRYFDKGNLAVVGKNFAVLQSGRVTMSGFLAWFVWALIHIQFLAESSLRFSVFLQWVWTYLSAKRGDRLIIVQRKNS, from the coding sequence ATGATTGAATTGAGTCTCAAGAAATCGGGAGCTAGCAAAACAAAAGCTCCCTATTACCTGGTGCTGGCGACGGGGGCTACCCACAGCTACTTTGGACATGACGAGTACGCACACTTCGCTCCAGGATTGAAAAGTCTCGCGGATGCTGAATCCTTACGCAATCACATACTCACGGCCTTTGAAAACGCAGAGTCTGAGGAAAATCCTGAGCGCCGGAAAGCACTGATGACTTTCGTCATGGTGGGCGCTGGACCGACTGGCGTAGAGATGGCAAGCGCAATTGCCGTCATGGTCCGGACGACGTTACGGAAGAACTTCCGTCGAATCGACCCAAAGTCCGCACACATCATTCTAGTTGACATAGGAAAACGCCCTCTTGGAACGTTCGCCGAAAGTCTTTCGGAAGTGGCGAGGCTTCGTTTATTGCGATTGGGCGTAGATGTGCGTCTGGAGAAAGCAGTTCAAGCAATCGATGAAGAAGGCGCAGTGGTTGGCGATGAGCGAATTCCGAGCAGGACGGTGATATGGACAGCGGGAGTTGCCCCGTCGCCGGCCGGTAAATGGCTTGGCTGTGACGTAGACCGTGCAGGTCGTGTCCGCATCAGGCAGGATCTCACGGTCCAGGATCATCCTGACATATTCGTAATTGGCGATACCGCGTCCCTTGATCAAGATGGCCGGCCACTCCCTGGAGTCGCGCAGGTTGCCATGCAGCAAGGGCGTTACGCCGCAAAATCAATCTTTCGGCAGGTCGCCAAGAAATCACAGCTTCCTCCTTTTCGTTACTTCGACAAGGGCAACCTTGCCGTAGTCGGGAAGAATTTTGCCGTGTTGCAGAGCGGGCGTGTCACGATGAGCGGTTTCTTGGCCTGGTTCGTCTGGGCCTTGATCCACATACAGTTTCTGGCTGAGAGCAGCTTGCGATTCAGCGTTTTCCTGCAGTGGGTCTGGACTTACCTCAGTGCAAAGCGCGGTGACCGGTTGATTATTGTACAGCGCAAGAATAGCTGA